A part of Acidimicrobiales bacterium genomic DNA contains:
- a CDS encoding dCTP deaminase, whose amino-acid sequence MILSDRSIREELAAGRIVIDPLDERSIQPSSVDLQIDRLFRVFRNHTMGFIDVKQQLDELTELVEIEPDGVFILHPGEFVLGSTLERVALPHDLVARLEGKSSLGRLGLLIHSTAGFVDAGFDGHLTLELSNVANLPITLYPGMKIGQISFLRMTTPADVPYGSRQVGSKYQGQRGPTPSRYYENFRDP is encoded by the coding sequence ATGATCCTCTCCGACCGGTCGATCCGCGAGGAGCTCGCCGCCGGGCGAATCGTGATCGACCCGCTCGACGAGCGGTCCATCCAGCCGTCCTCGGTCGACCTGCAGATCGACCGGCTGTTCCGCGTGTTCCGGAACCACACGATGGGCTTCATCGACGTGAAGCAACAGCTCGACGAGCTGACCGAGCTGGTCGAGATCGAGCCCGACGGGGTCTTCATCCTCCACCCCGGCGAGTTCGTGCTGGGATCGACCCTCGAGCGGGTGGCCCTGCCCCACGACCTGGTGGCCCGGCTGGAGGGCAAGTCGAGCCTCGGCCGGCTGGGGCTGCTGATCCACTCCACCGCCGGGTTCGTCGACGCCGGCTTCGACGGGCACCTCACCCTCGAGCTCTCGAACGTGGCCAACCTCCCGATCACGCTGTACCCGGGCATGAAGATCGGCCAGATCTCCTTCCTGCGGATGACCACGCCCGCCGACGTGCCGTACGGGTCCCGCCAGGTCGGGTCGAAGTACCAGGGTCAGCGGGGGCCGACGCCCAGCCGCTACTACGAGAACTTCCGCGACCCCTGA
- a CDS encoding 4Fe-4S dicluster domain-containing protein, which yields MSTQVETNKPARKPPILPNQLSVVIGVLFALVVVGSGIAGAAFAFKSDSSTTREVFEGVPAALEVAFYVVTPLLIIAGGVLFSFRVKNWERGNPDSRRTTRGNVHRRLRDYRAGVMMQTLLRDPQAGVMHSMIYFGFLVLLGVTTTLEIDHQLPTDLKFLHGGVYQGFAFVGDLAGLVFTAGVLWAIGRRYVQRPYRIRIKTKPEHAVILGVLLAIGLTGFTTEMFRIAEVGRPGFEQWSFIGYPLSALVENVGNLDTWHQVSWVVHVVAFLAFLVILPITMLRHMFTSPLNMYLRDRERPKGAMRAMPNLMETELETFGAATVSDFTWKQLLDTDACTMCGRCTSVCPAHATGKPLDPREIVLKTGEVMAATGSPPVTPPIGVDHQITITADSLFERITAEEIWSCTSCKACDEICPVNIEILDKILDMRRYLSLMESNFPTELGNAYRSMENSGNPWGMNQGERADWAAKLDGIEVVDPGSTFEHEYLYWVGCAGSFDDKNKKVTQAMARLLQRAGIDVAILGPSELCTGDPARRSGNEYIFQMLAMQNIEALNGMGVKKIITQCPHCFNTLLNEYPQLGGHFEVVHHSQLLEWLIETGRLDVSAARLDERITYHDSCYLGRHNDIYLAPRKVIGSLGGVEVVEMGRNGTTGMCCGAGGARMWMEETIGKKVNDERAQEAIATGATRVATACPFCYIMLDDGVKGAGKEEDEVRVADISMHLLDAIEQGEARRASELADLTDAAGT from the coding sequence ATGAGCACGCAGGTGGAGACCAACAAGCCGGCGCGCAAGCCGCCGATCCTGCCGAACCAGCTGTCGGTGGTGATCGGGGTGCTGTTCGCCCTCGTCGTGGTCGGTTCCGGCATCGCCGGCGCCGCCTTCGCCTTCAAGAGCGACTCGAGCACCACCCGCGAGGTGTTCGAGGGCGTCCCGGCCGCCCTCGAGGTCGCGTTCTACGTGGTCACACCCCTGCTGATCATCGCCGGCGGGGTGCTCTTCTCGTTCCGGGTGAAGAACTGGGAGCGAGGCAACCCGGACAGCCGCCGGACCACCCGGGGCAACGTGCACCGGCGCCTGCGCGACTACCGCGCCGGCGTGATGATGCAGACCCTGCTGCGCGACCCGCAGGCCGGCGTCATGCACTCGATGATCTACTTCGGCTTCCTGGTCCTGCTGGGTGTCACGACCACGCTCGAGATCGACCACCAGCTCCCGACCGACCTGAAGTTCCTGCACGGCGGCGTCTACCAGGGCTTCGCCTTCGTGGGCGACCTGGCCGGCCTGGTCTTCACGGCCGGCGTGCTGTGGGCCATCGGCCGGCGCTACGTCCAGCGGCCGTACCGCATCCGCATCAAGACCAAGCCGGAGCACGCCGTCATCCTCGGGGTGCTCCTCGCCATCGGCCTCACCGGCTTCACCACCGAGATGTTCCGCATCGCCGAGGTGGGGCGGCCCGGCTTCGAGCAGTGGTCGTTCATCGGCTACCCGCTGTCGGCGCTCGTCGAGAACGTCGGCAACCTCGACACCTGGCACCAGGTGTCGTGGGTCGTGCACGTCGTGGCGTTCCTCGCGTTCCTCGTGATCCTGCCGATCACGATGCTGCGGCACATGTTCACCTCGCCGCTGAACATGTACCTGCGCGACCGGGAGCGCCCCAAGGGCGCCATGCGAGCCATGCCGAACCTGATGGAGACCGAGCTCGAGACCTTCGGCGCGGCCACCGTCTCCGACTTCACGTGGAAGCAGCTCCTCGACACCGACGCGTGCACGATGTGCGGCCGGTGCACGAGCGTGTGCCCGGCCCACGCCACCGGCAAGCCCCTCGACCCCCGCGAGATCGTGCTCAAGACGGGCGAGGTGATGGCGGCCACCGGCTCACCCCCGGTGACGCCCCCGATCGGCGTCGACCACCAGATCACCATCACGGCCGACTCGCTGTTCGAGCGCATCACCGCCGAGGAGATCTGGTCCTGCACGTCGTGCAAGGCGTGCGACGAGATCTGCCCGGTCAACATCGAGATCCTCGACAAGATCCTCGACATGCGCCGCTACCTCTCCCTGATGGAGAGCAACTTCCCCACCGAGCTCGGCAACGCCTACCGCTCGATGGAGAACTCGGGGAACCCGTGGGGCATGAACCAGGGCGAGCGGGCCGACTGGGCCGCCAAGCTCGACGGCATCGAGGTGGTCGACCCCGGCTCGACCTTCGAGCACGAGTACCTCTACTGGGTCGGCTGCGCCGGCTCGTTCGACGACAAGAACAAGAAGGTCACCCAGGCCATGGCCCGGCTGCTGCAGCGGGCCGGCATCGACGTGGCGATCCTGGGGCCGTCCGAGCTGTGCACCGGCGACCCGGCGCGCCGCTCGGGCAACGAGTACATCTTCCAGATGCTCGCCATGCAGAACATCGAGGCGCTGAACGGCATGGGCGTGAAGAAGATCATCACGCAGTGCCCCCATTGCTTCAACACGCTCCTCAACGAGTACCCACAGCTGGGCGGCCACTTCGAGGTCGTCCACCACAGCCAGCTGCTCGAGTGGCTCATCGAGACCGGCCGGCTCGATGTGTCGGCCGCCCGGCTGGACGAGCGGATCACCTACCACGACTCCTGCTACCTCGGCCGCCACAACGACATCTACCTCGCTCCCCGCAAGGTGATCGGCTCCCTCGGCGGCGTCGAGGTCGTCGAGATGGGCCGCAACGGCACGACGGGCATGTGCTGCGGCGCCGGCGGCGCCCGGATGTGGATGGAGGAGACGATCGGCAAGAAGGTGAACGACGAGCGCGCCCAGGAGGCCATCGCCACCGGGGCCACTCGCGTCGCCACCGCCTGCCCGTTCTGCTACATCATGTTGGACGACGGGGTGAAGGGCGCCGGCAAGGAGGAGGACGAGGTGCGAGTGGCCGACATCTCCATGCACCTCCTCGACGCCATCGAGCAGGGCGAGGCCAGGCGAGCCAGCGAGCTGGCCGACCTCACCGACGCCGCGGGCACGTAG
- a CDS encoding cyclic nucleotide-binding domain-containing protein gives MPGKRVDTLDYLAKVPLFSACSKRDLDRISKASDQITVPAGQILVDQGDAGRDCYVVVEGTATVRRNGRKIATLGPGSVIGELSLLDHGPRTATVLADTDMVLLVIDQRHFAGLIDTVPALAHKLLAYLAARVRDFDRQAYG, from the coding sequence ATGCCCGGCAAGCGAGTCGACACCCTCGACTACCTCGCGAAGGTCCCGCTCTTCTCGGCGTGCTCGAAGCGCGACCTGGACCGGATCTCCAAGGCGTCCGACCAGATCACGGTGCCGGCCGGCCAGATCCTCGTCGACCAGGGCGACGCCGGCCGCGACTGCTACGTGGTGGTCGAGGGCACGGCCACGGTCAGGCGGAACGGCCGCAAGATCGCCACGCTGGGACCCGGTTCGGTGATCGGCGAGCTGTCGCTGCTCGATCACGGGCCCCGCACGGCCACGGTGCTGGCCGACACCGACATGGTGTTGCTGGTCATCGATCAGCGGCACTTCGCCGGGTTGATCGACACGGTCCCGGCACTCGCCCACAAGCTGCTCGCCTACCTGGCGGCTCGGGTTCGCGACTTCGACCGCCAAGCCTACGGCTGA
- a CDS encoding helix-turn-helix domain-containing protein, with the protein MDVVLVRWPAEESRRERLQVERCARLLLVEAGAAPPLPVDCLEDWIRVPADDADLRARVEALAVRARAHLSVHPSLDGDGVLRVGGAWVSLPPVEARLTEALLERFGAVVSREALARAGWPDGAPGRNALDVHVLRLRRRIAPLALAIRTVRSRGYLLEGSEFRQQAVLEA; encoded by the coding sequence ATGGACGTCGTGCTCGTCCGATGGCCCGCCGAGGAGTCGCGCCGTGAGCGCCTCCAGGTCGAGCGTTGCGCCCGCCTCCTGTTGGTGGAGGCAGGTGCCGCGCCCCCGCTGCCCGTCGACTGCCTGGAGGACTGGATCCGGGTGCCGGCCGACGACGCCGACCTCCGGGCCCGGGTGGAGGCGCTGGCCGTGCGGGCCCGTGCCCACCTGTCGGTCCACCCGTCGCTCGACGGCGACGGGGTCCTGCGTGTCGGCGGCGCCTGGGTCTCGCTCCCGCCGGTCGAGGCTCGCCTCACCGAGGCGCTGCTCGAGCGGTTCGGGGCGGTGGTGAGCCGGGAGGCCCTCGCCCGAGCGGGTTGGCCCGACGGCGCGCCGGGCCGCAACGCGCTCGACGTCCACGTGCTGCGGCTCCGCCGCCGGATCGCCCCGCTGGCGCTGGCGATCCGGACGGTGCGGTCGCGGGGGTACCTGCTGGAGGGTTCAGAGTT